From the genome of Vicia villosa cultivar HV-30 ecotype Madison, WI linkage group LG2, Vvil1.0, whole genome shotgun sequence, one region includes:
- the LOC131649178 gene encoding uncharacterized protein LOC131649178, whose translation MSYAQLLPQLLAGQLVQLREMGPPPDPLPPGYDANAHCEFHSGAPGHTIEKCRLLREYVDIFAWSYEDMPGLDTDIVMHRLPLKPECPPVKQKPRRTRPDMALKIKEEVEKQLKAGFLSVCEYPPWIANIVPVPKKDGKVRMCVDYRDLNRASPKDDFPLPHIDVLVDNTAQYSVFSFMDGFSGYNQIKMAPEDMTKTTFTTPWGTYCYKVMPFGLKNAGATYQRAMVTLFHDMIHKEIEVYVDDMIAKSQTEEEHLVYLEKLFARLRKFKLRLNPNKCTFGVRSGKLLGFIVSQRGIEVDPDKVRAIQNMPAPKNEKEVRGFLGRLNYIARFISHLTDTCEPIFKLLRKNQDIRWDDHCQEAFEKIKQYLQEPPILMPPVPGRPLLMYLTVLEGSMGCVLGQHDESGRKECAIYYLSKKFTDCESRYSLLEKTCCALVWAARRLRQYMLTHTTLLISKMDPIKYIFEKPALTGRLARWQMLLSEYDIQYVTQKAIKGSVLADHLAHQPLEEYQSMKFDFPDEDIMKLDDNEGPEPGERWTLTFDARICFDCTNNVAEYEACIMGLEAAIDMRIKILEVYGDSALVIHQVRGDWETRHPNLVPYRDYILELLPAFEEITFNHIPREENQLADALATLAAMFRVSSPKEVPDITILRYKEPAHVFPAHCLTTEDVYDEKPWYYDIKRYVEKQEYPEDATIGDKRTLRRLASKFFLSGDVLYKRNYDSVLLRCVDRHEAELIMREIHEGSFGTHSNGHSMAKKILRAGYYWMTIESDCSWPFAMWGIDMIGRVEPQASNGHRFILVAIDYFTKWVEAASYKNVTKQVVTRFIKKEIICRYGIPNKIITDNGSNLNNQMMAELCEEFKIEHHNSSPYRPKMNGAVEAANKNIKKILVYGMEAVLPVEVEIPSLRVLMDAKLDEIEWVQTRLDHLNLIEEKRLSAICHGQLYQKRIKKAYDKKIRPREFHTGDLVVRKILPIHTDPRGKWTPNYEGPYIVKKSFSGGALILTKMDGEDVPLPVNSDSVKK comes from the exons ATGTCGTATGCTCAGCTTCTTCCCCAATTACTTGCTGGTCAATTAGTACAACTCCGCGAAATGGGTCCTCCACCTGACCCTCTTCCTCCTGGGTATGATGCGAATGCTCATTGTGAATTTCATTCTGGGGCCCCCGGCCACACAATTGAGAAATGCAGG ttgcttcgagagtatgttgatatcttcgcctggtcatatgaagacatgcctggtttagacacggatatagttatgcacaggctacctctcaaaccagaatgtccgccggtaaaacaaaaaccacggagaactcgacctgatatggctttgaaaatcaaggaagaagttgaaaaacagttgaaggctggtttcttatctgtgtgcgagtatcctccttggattgcaaacatagtacccgttcctaagaaggacggaaaagtacgcatgtgtgttgactaccgagatttgaatagggcaagtccgaaggatgatttccctctgccccatattgatgtgctagtcgacaacactgctcagtattcagtattctccttcatggatggtttttctggctataatcaaataaaaatggctcctgaagatatgaccaagactacttttaccactccgtggggtacgtattgttataaggtgatgccttttggtcttaagaatgctggtgcaacatatcaacgagctatggtgacccttttccatgatatgatccataaggagattgaggtgtacgtcgatgatatgattgcaaaatcccaaactgaggaggaacatctGGTATACCTTGAGAAGTTATTTGCtcgtttgcgtaaattcaagttgaggcttaatccaaacaagtgcacttttggagtgcgatctggaaaattacttggattcattgtgagccaacgagggattgaggtcgaccctgacaaagtaagagcaatacagaatatgccagcaccaaagaacgAAAAAGAGGTCCgggggttccttgggagattgaattacatagccaggttcatttctcatctcactgatacctgtgaacccatctttaaacTGCTGCGCAAGAACCAAGATATCcgatgggatgatcattgtcaggaaGCCTTTGAAAAGATTAAACAGTACCTCCAAGAGCCACccattctcatgcctccggttcctgggaggccgctccttatgtacttaactgtgcttgaaggatctatggggtgtgtgctgggccaacatgacgagtctggtcgaaaagagtgcgccatttattacctgagcaaaaagtttaccgattgtgaatcccgctactcactactcgagaaaacttgctgtgctttggtatgggctgctcgccgactgaggcagtatatgttgactcacactactctattgatctccaaaatggacccgataaagtacatctttgaaaagccggctctcacaggaagactagcccgatggcaaatgcttttatcagaatatgacatccagtacgtcacacagaaggccatcaaaggaagtgtccttgcagatcatcttgctcatcagccattagaagagtatcagtcaatgaagtttgactttcctgatgaagatatcatgaaactggatgataatgaaggacccgaaccaggggagcgatggactctcacgttcgatg ctagaatatgctttgattgcacaaacaatgtcgcagaatacgaagcttgcataatgggtctcgaagcggccattgatatgaggatcaagatccttgaggtgtatggggattctgccttggttatacatcaagtgagaggtgattgggaaacacgacatcccaatttagttccttatagggactatatcttggagttgttgcccgctttcgaggagatcactttcaaccacatcccccgagaggaaaatcaattggcagatgctttggctactttggcggctatgttcagagttagctcccctaaagaagtaccagacataacgatcctccgttacaaggaacctgcccatgtattccctgctcattgtctcactactgaagatgtgtatgatgaaaagccatggtattacgacatcaagaggtatgttgagaagcaagagtatcccgaagatgctacgattggtgataagcgaacgctgcgaaggttagcatccaagttcttcttgtcaggagacgtcctgtacaaaagaaactatgattcagttttgctcagatgcgtggatagacacgaagcggaattgatcatgcgggaaattcatgaaggatcttttggcacTCACTCCAATGGACATTCTATGGCAAAAAAGATCTTACGAGCAGGGTATTATTGGATGacaattgaaagtgattgtt cttggccctttgctatgtggggcatagacatgatcggacgggtagagccgcaagcttcgaatggacacagatttattcttgttgctatcgactacttcaccaaatgggttgaagctgcttcttacaagaatgtaaccaagcaagtcgttactcgcttcatcaagaaagagatcatatgccggtatgggattccaaacaagatcatcactgataatgggtccaatcttaataaccaaatgatggcagagttgtgtgaagagttcaagattgaacatcacaattcatcaccctatcggccaaagatgaatggcgccgtcgaagctgctaacaagaatataaagaagat tcttgtctacggcatggaggccgtactacctgtcgaagtggaaattccttcgttgagagtcttgatggacgccaaactcgatgaaatagaatgggttcaaacgaggcttgatcatctcaatctgaTTGAGgaaaaacgcttatctgctatctgccatggccagttgtaccaaaagaggatcaagaaagcgtatgacaagaagattcggcctcgagaattccacacaggtgacctagttgtAAGGAaaatcttgccaattcacaccgatccgaggggcaaatggactcccaactatgagggaccatacattgtgaagaaatcattttcaggtggtgctttaatcctgacgaagatggatggggaagacgttccgcttccagtcaattcagactcagtcaaaaaa
- the LOC131649177 gene encoding uncharacterized protein LOC131649177, translating to MDNNVTTNRETTRSTHTYTFHREGMVQLGQLGELVTGHNETVFSGNYGNILSLLYSRVDEWALSTLLQFYDPDIRCFTFSDYQLAPTLEEYSYLLNIKIQHRVPFVCVPEKPRMDYIAKALYLSLGDVHDNWKKKGDTHGFHMSFLVEKAQEFADKGIWEAFNAILAALIYGIVMFPNIHKFVDLAAVCLFMDKNPIPTLLADTYYSIHSRHGKRGAIRGCLPLLYKWFKSHLPASGPFVTSTQKWSQRIMGLTANDIVWYQFRTGISEVIIRCGNFGNVPLIGTRGCINYNPVLALRQLGYTMKSGPSDREIYQSVYFEKGADPVALEEIRKAWNNIHIGERSTLGAKNAIAMEPYADWVKERVKTLLLPFPRVPLLYAQPPKISETMVSRERFDQVRVANLRLKEKDRDMDLKRYFLKQTKNELARELKTLKGESSQARKRVRTEKDGKAVVTPTEDPQKVIEKAIKEEKEKLRREYQEDLKAHKLRLEKETKSPPDLLDGVSIALYIETLLFVFEPTRLRGLL from the exons ATGGATAACAACGTGACCACCAACCGAGAAACTACGAGGAGCACACACACTTATACTTTCCATCGCGAGGGTATGGTTCAATTGGGACAATTGGGTGAATTGGTCACTGGTCATAATGAAACAGTGTTCAGTGGCAACTATGGCAACATATTATCTCTTCTGTATTCGCGTGTCGACGAATGGGCCTTatctactcttcttcagttctacGACCCAGATATCCGTTGTTTCACATTTTCAGATTATCAGCTAGCTCCCACTCTCGAAGAGTACTCTTACCTCCTcaacatcaagattcaacacagagTGCCTTTTGTTTGTGTCCCAGAGAAACCTAGGATGGATTACATTGccaaggctctttatttgagcttggGGGATGTTCATGATAACTGGAAGAAGAAGGGTGATACTCATGGCTTCCACATGAGTTTCCTGGTTGAAAAAGCTCAAGAATTTGCCGACAAAGGAATTTGGGAGGCTTTCAATGCTATTTTGGCCGCTCTGATCTATGGAATTGTGATGTTTCCcaacattcacaagttcgttgattTGGCTGCTGTATGTCTTTTTATGGACAAGAATCCAATACCCACCCTATTGGCTGACACATATTATTCCATTCACTCTCGGCATGGTAAAAGAGGGGCTATTAGAGGTTGCTTGCCGCTGTTATATAAATGGTTCAAATCTCACTTGCCTGCTAGTGGTCCGTTTGTTACCTCTACTCAGAAATGGTCTCAGAGAATCATGGGACTTACTGCAAACGACATCGTATGGTATCAATTCCGAACAGGCATATCTGAAGTCATTATCAGGTGCGGAAACTTTGGTAACGTCCCGCTCATTGGGACAAGAGGATGTATTAACTACAACCCAGTTCTAGCCCTTCGTCAGTTGGGCTATACCATGAAGAGTGGGCCTTCGGATAGGGAGATTTACCAATCCGTATACTTTGAGAAAGGAGCTGACCCTGTAGCACTTGAGGAAATCAGGAAAGCCTGGAACAACATTCATATAGGTGAGAGATCCACTCTGGGAGCCAAGAATGCCATTGCTATGGAGCCCTATGCCGATTGGGTTAAGGAGAGAGTCAAGACACTTCTGTTACCATTCCCGAGGGTCCCCCTCTTATATGCACAACCTCCGAAGATATCAGAAACTATGGTATCAAGGGAACGTTTTGACCAGGTCCGCGTCGCCAATTTGAGACTGAAAGAGAAAGATAGGGATATGGATTTGAAGCGCTATTTCCTTAAACAGACAAAGAATGAACTGGCCCGTGAACTTAAAACTCTCAAAGGAGAGTCTTCTCAAGCCAGGAAGAGGGTTAGAACTGAAAAGGACGGAAAAGCTGTTGTCACTCCTACTGAAGATCCTCAAAAGGTTATAGAAAAGGCTataaaggaagaaaaagagaagCTCAGACGAGAGTATCAAGAAGACCTGAAAGCCCACAAGCTCCGACTGGAGAAAGAAACCAA atcaccaccagacttgttggatggggtctctattgctctttatattgagACATTGTTATTTGTGTTTGAACCTACTCGCCTTAGGGGGCtattatga